In one window of Oncorhynchus gorbuscha isolate QuinsamMale2020 ecotype Even-year linkage group LG23, OgorEven_v1.0, whole genome shotgun sequence DNA:
- the LOC124010995 gene encoding glutathione S-transferase P-like: protein MSLTLTYFPVRGRAEVIRVMLKDQGAEFDEKVITMEMWNESTLKASCLFGQLPIFEDGDLTLYQTNAIRRHLARKLGLYGKDQREAALIDMMDEAIQDLLNKYLKLMFEKDDSGKEGYLKALPTDLKPFEKTLSGNKGSFLVGDKISLADYALVILLIHHQVLSPPCLHAFPSLQSYLKRLCARPNLHAYFHSDDFKNRPIIPGKRT from the exons A TGTCTCTCACACTCACATATTTTCCAGTCCGAG GTCGTGCTGAGGTCATCCGAGTGATGCTCAAAGACCAAGGGGCAGAGTTTGATGAGAAGGTCATCACCATGGAGATGTGGAACGAGAGCACTCTCAAAGCCAGCTGT TTGTTTGGTCAGCTCCCTATATTTGAAGACGGTGACCTCACTTTGTACCAGACCAATGCCATAAGGAGACATCTCGCACGGAAACTTG GACTCTATGGCAAAGACCAGAGGGAGGCTGCTCTCATTGACATGATGGATGAAGCCATTCAGGATCTCCTAAACAAATACTTAAAACTGATGTTCGAGAAAGAT GACTCCGGTAAAGAGGGGTACCTTAAAGCACTGCCAACAGATCTCAAGCCCTTCGAGAAAACCCTGTCCGGCAATAAAGGAAGCTTTCTGGTTGGTGACAAG ATCTCCTTAGCTGACTACGCCCTGGTGATCCTGCTGATCCACCACCAAGTCCTCAGCCCCCCCTGCCTGCATGCCTTCCCCTCCCTCCAGAGCTACCTGAAGAGGCTGTGTGCCCGACCCAACCTGCATGCTTACTTTCATAGCGACGACTTCAAGAACAGACCCATCATTCCTGGGAAGAGAACCTAA